The Primulina huaijiensis isolate GDHJ02 chromosome 18, ASM1229523v2, whole genome shotgun sequence DNA window tttttgttatggtAATCttgatataccgaaaattcagtATTTTTTTCCACCCCTAACAGGGCTTGTATTGGCATGTGCTATATTACACAATTTTATTTGAAAGAAGTGTCaatttgatgaatttcaaattgaactaTATAATGAAGCTCAATTGTCTTCATCAGCACAAGTTTATGAAGGTGACGACTTTGATCAGTTATTTAACAATCAAAAACAATAACGAGCAAATGCTAATACATGTAGGGATACCATAGCCAATGGAATGTAGAACAATGTTGATCAAATTGTCAGTaatgattagattttttttttataaaaggttactcattattttgagtgttcttttaataaaattttattatgaacttataaaaatattgttcattaatatgttgaattgacataaagaattgaaattttgatttcaataaattggatagttcatttgtcgtttttcacaaattaaattgatttaacttttaagtaagtaaaattcatttacattcataaataaaaataataatttaaaattgaagagGTTATCTATatccaataattattttaaaaaaattaataaaaaataaatcacaattataaactacaaaattcacataattctatgaaaaagtttacaaaagtctacaaaaatcttgaaaaaaagtCTATAAGAGTCTATgaaatttgttttacaattcTATGAGATttcataaaagtcaataaaaatccatCAACTTCACAAAAGTCCTTCATTtaaaaaagtcattaaaaatatttaaaagtatagAATAAATACACCCCTGATTTTATGGAAGAGGAGTAAGAAGAACAGAGATGGAGCTGACAGGAGGGGGGGAGTCCGGCGCAAGGGCAAATTTGGAATTTCATAAAACCGCCCCTTAAATCTGAGgacaaaattgtttttttattggATATCCTgcattttttgtaattttaattttttatattgtcaCTATACGAACTAGTAACttttacaatctttattttgtaGCACTTAGAAATACATTTATTGATACATACTgcagaaaatgattttttaagaaTAATAATTGATCAGTGTTAGATAACAAAATACTCTGATATTTATAATCTTTAAGTTGAATCGGCACTAGACAATGTCTTGTAAAATATAGGTTGTAGATCCTATTGTATTTTTTAGTAAAGTTTTTATCAGGTTCTTGGTTCTATCACTTTTTTTGGCTTGATTGGAGTCTTAAGcaaacattatttttaattcaaattttatcatCTTAAACATCGCTTGGCTCATTGATAGATGATAAAAAATACgtaatataaaaatgatatatcaatcaatatatctggataagaataataatacatgatattaatCATTTGTAGAGCTAGTTGagtaaaacaaaacaagaataagtaattaattaatattttatcaatcaCGTGAAACAATGCcttacaaaattattattattatatttcgaGTTTACCCTATTACTTGATTTgcttaaaatatatttgtacGTACGAGTATACGTACATAGTTTTCCAGTGTTATATGAAATAGAATTTAACCTTCCGATTGGTATTTCTCCGAAGTGGCAAACCCGTGTACAAATCGGACACGTTTGTTGCAGAAAAATTCATCAAATACTAAAAAAGTTAGAATTAAATGGTAATAGAGGTGGAACATGAACATGAAGAGATAAACTCATTCTTGATGTTAAACCATCTTTGATTACATATTGAGATAAATTAGCTGTCATTTGTTTATCTTAAACTACCAGAATATAGATGACCCAAAAGCTTGATTCAGATCACTAATGGAAATCAAACACGACTACGGTCAAGACATTTTTATACACCACACCCAGCGATCCCATGAGAATCAACATGTTGCACAGTATGCAAATCCGGGGTATAGCCATCCGATTCGCCCCAAATAAACGATGCATCTGTCATGTCCTTACTTGGCATTCCTCGCTTTCCCCCTGGTGAAGACCTTTCTATCCGCATTCCCACAGGACTCCCATGAGATGTAAGGCAGCTTTCTGTAGAACAATCAGCATGTGGTGGATGAAACTTGGGAGACACTTCCGCTGGGACATGAGCTTGAAAGGCATCTGCAGATTGTAATGGATATGGTTCAAGTGGATTTATGGGAGCCGGGTTTGCTCCTTTTCCATGGAAACCAGCTCCATCATCATTTGTTCCTTCAGATCCAAGAATTTGATCTGCTAGCATTTTGCAGGCTCTTTCTAGCATAGCCATGTACCTTTTCTCTGCATCTAGACGAATTTGCAGATGTTTTTCAGCCTGTGCAAAATTTGGCAAGggtttgatttttgaatttcaaatctgaaatggtACGAAATGAATTTTCGGGAAATAAGTTGAAATCAAGGTGAAAGCAATTTGAtgtaattttccaaaaattaaatttattttgcaagACAAAAACAAACCGTGCCTAAAATCTTTTGTAAATGCACTTGCCAATGTATTATGAGGCAGATTGAGACATGAACTTACTTCTACTTGCAAGTGTAGTTTGCTTTGAACTTCCATTTGTGCCCTTAACGCCTCCTTGACTTCATAACCCCTACAACAAATCCAATCTTTGACCGAATTATTAATTGAAGTAAAATGCGCATTTTACAAGCTGCCCAAGCAAGAACACAAACTCTTACTCATTCATGTCAGATACTTGTATGTTTTGGGGAGAATCGGTGGCACGAGGGCTATCCAGATGGTATGAACCTGAGACCCCCACCATTTGATAGATCATAAGTCAGTTCACTATTTCGATATCGAAATAGAATAACTCTTACTTAAAATGTCAATAATACAATCTCTTTAGATACAAATATCAAAATGACTTGTTCGTTTTTGACTCAATACAGATGTGTTcgaaattttccatttttcatctCCAGCTCGCTTGGGGACTTGGGAGTCAGGATCGAACAGGGCCAGAACGAATGGAGTCTATATGGTTTGTCCTTTTTGGCTGAACAAATTGAGTCAATTTATTCAGGGATCTGCTCAATAGAATGGAACGATAATATTTATTCTATACATCCTattgattttataatttgaCTTTAAAGGCTGTTCCAACGAATAGAGAACAAGCTGGACCTACCATCTTTAGAAGCCTCACCAAATTCTTTCCCTGATTGCTTCCCTAATCGATATTTCTGCGATGATGTATGGATATCTGTTAAAAACCTCGAAAAGGCATCACAACACTGCAACTTCCATGGGGAGAAAAGGCAAACTCCATCCGAGGGATAAAAAGATGCATGACTAATTAGAAAGAAAGTAAAACCTGGAGATGGCTTTTTAAATGAAACAGTGTCAATCCCTTGACACCCATAGCACGCATTATAGCCTTCGGAGTAGCCTCTGAAAAACAGTCAATTTCTAGCAATCACTGGACTGGAATCCATATCGAGAAAAAACTTATATATGAAAATTGAAATCCACATACTCACAGAGACTGGATAAAACAGAAAGCAGAAAATATTGGGCGTGCCATTTAAGTCCCTCCGAACAGGTATCATGGAA harbors:
- the LOC140964368 gene encoding protein PHR1-LIKE 2-like, with the translated sequence MFPSLIQSREAILNQDNLQVSSNLCYGQRVSADPCLVLTSDPKPRLRWTTDLHERFVDAVTQLGGPGKATPKAIMRAMGVKGLTLFHLKSHLQKYRLGKQSGKEFGEASKDGSYHLDSPRATDSPQNIQVSDMNEGYEVKEALRAQMEVQSKLHLQVEAEKHLQIRLDAEKRYMAMLERACKMLADQILGSEGTNDDGAGFHGKGANPAPINPLEPYPLQSADAFQAHVPAEVSPKFHPPHADCSTESCLTSHGSPVGMRIERSSPGGKRGMPSKDMTDASFIWGESDGYTPDLHTVQHVDSHGIAGCGV